From the Fusarium musae strain F31 chromosome 11, whole genome shotgun sequence genome, one window contains:
- a CDS encoding hypothetical protein (EggNog:ENOG41) gives MAVPTWIDLQFGARGELRPILVEHRIAYKIFDGQAFHPRLVLAIGGAEKRHFYRALELDAHVPGNGIFLRPVQLATLVIDCELHNQSTLGICERAAPMGHQTRHTLHCAVTPNSPPQRISQFALDMYWQLLFPFASVVLLFADDLGGLEPVIELLVCWTRRARLKPLLSPPRVIVVFHWRHRSKIETFEVRLRARLTGRDPAASTSTSGISAPIRLDHEHAFESVYLVPTWKLSSEFLVQVEESFGVRESAGFAFSGEHTKTLLQTAVSQFGQSCGQQIDFHAAVTNDSNLDQVAIIASALDLDAHPPGAHCR, from the exons ATGGCAGTTCCTACCTGGATCGACCTCCAATTCGGAGCTCGGGGAGAGCTTCGACCCATCCTTGTTGAGCACCGTATAGCATACAAAATCTTTGATGGTCAGGCCTTCCATCCAAGACTGGTTCTCGCCATTGGAGGCGCTGAAAAGCGGCATTTCTATCGAGCCCTTGAGCTCGACGCACATGTACCGGGTAACGGGATTTTCCTTCGCCCCGTTCAGCTTGCTACACTGGTTATCGACTGTGAGCTGCACAACCAATCCACACTCGGCATCTGCGAACGGGCAGCCCCTATGGGACACCAGACACGCCACACACTCCATTGCGCCGTTACACCCAACAGTCCCCCGCAGAGAATATCGCAGTTCGCTCTTGACATGTACTGGCAGTTGCTCTTTCCTTTCGCATCTGTTGTTCTGCTATTTGCGGACGATCTTGGAGGCTTGGAGCCGGTGATTGAGCTGCTTGTATGTTGGACCCGGAGAGCAAGGCTCAAACCGCTGTTGTCCCCGCCAAGAGTCATAGTTGTCTTTCACTGGCGTCATCGGTCGAAGATTGAGACTTTTGAAGTTCGCCTGCGCGCACGACTCACGGGCCGTGACCCAGCTGCTTCTACGTCTACTTCAGGAATCAGTGCGCCGATTCGTCTGGATCATGAGCATGCATTCGAAAGTGTTTATCTAGTTCCGACCTGGAAATTGTCCTCAGAATTTCTCGTTCAAGTTGAAGAATCGTTTGGGGTTCGAGAGAGCGCAGGATTCGCTTTCAGCGGGGAGCATACGAAAACTCTCCTCCAGACTGCAGTGAGCCAGTTCGGCCAGAGCTGTGGTCAACAAATCGATTTCCATGCCGCG GTGACCAACGATTCGAACCTTGACCAGGTTGCGATTATCGCTTCCGCCCTGGACCTGGATGCCCATCCACCAGGCGCCCACTGTAGGTAG
- a CDS encoding hypothetical protein (EggNog:ENOG41), producing the protein MEAGRQTMELVGIVRCPVDSIFTYGIGRQINQDAVNRMWKYFEKTERRPLDERNHLQGIVTPEDLRVILSLLGVTERALKSTLQETKYPLLSGHRIACLDGKHRLSALTQNRPLSWWVVRLYCVQGSWLQFPTQLSTSWENQQVLQDQVEYTSHEIPYSDAEIYRLVRKYMKSKDKLREKECRARLTPCKHVSLKGLLKNLPLVHDLDALERFPGVTGGLKLGNIHKHLALHIDEEICHYLRHILSVWKDITGDNPQVNAAVDLETVQCLQFRAPSTSEIDRLAIKRMFTDGTLFRGLKDLDLRDFVRDKVLSVQVIIPSLETFHENMKYISLGAKFLRGHFMVPLQDNKQDTPTLYQSLGDDWSDPGAYYVEVAGSRLQLVTGRPTKYSAYKHLFIAALRHFARLTANSPRQDVRGETMPSFPERSRIRYLAQLAHSCGFNNTKIADTLNSATEYTFLPDYVPRTGIPADWRGGVPFTKNYINLQSVAFPPQLDGPVNRGRKPSTLFVMQDIIDAFFDKTNDLSNLGGEQCPVVPTLQHLPGEDKSLSDSEDLYSATDREEGGMPETGRDAPAGTIDKEDKIKQKSMVNVLRPRSGRIVKERRKSRAGEDADQSIQIDEDTIFRRMRRSSRFFSEDHGVQPHEDGDGQDLEDGIERDTHEELRTLREPGAARRDPPAASTLSSRPASSPELVLRGFLPGKAPADTSIHSRASTETSLAGPSTLREPGAARRDPPAASTLSSRPASSPELVLRGFLPGKAPADTSIHSRASTETSLAGPSTLREPGAARRDPPAASTLSSRPASSPELVLRGFLPGKAPADTSIHSRASTETSLAGPSTLREPGAARRDPPAASTLSSRPASSPELVLQGFLPGKAPADTSIHSRAFSKYRTSAETSLAGPSTLREPQLAGPSTLREPQLAGPSTLREPQLAGPSTLREPQLARPPQRTTSSYDESPFDQFASRNPFRFTVSNNPFRPSTNNPFRPSVSKPFEEQGVEEADETDFSTTGHLSERFPSRIKTRTGRFSTPSLPNPDPLRPLESDQPIGEQGTIMNPESAHPATSAEAWTSRQNVATNTAAEAEKGALATDVVEGRTSTSRTEILSAHHHFTRRSPMSPSRRDTTAGLSPNSPVGKMETSSDKLALADLAADE; encoded by the exons ATGGAGGCCGGACGACAGACAATGGAGTTAGTCGGTATCGTCCGGTGTCCGGTCGATTCGATATTCACTTACGGCATCGGCCGACAGATCAACCAAGATGCCGTGAATCGCATGTGGAAATATTTCGAGAAAACGGAACGCAGGCCCCTCGACGAACGCAACCACCTACAAGGGATCGTCACGCCCGAGGATTTGAGAGTTATTCTTTCACTTCTCGGTGTCACAGAACGGGCTCTGAAGTCCACCTTACAAGAAACAAAATATCCTCTTCTCTCAGGTCATCGCATAGCCTGTCTCGATGGAAAGCACAGACTGAGCGCTTTGACCCAAAATCGGCCACTGTCATGGTGGGTAGTAAGGTTATACTGTGTTCAGGGTAGCTGGCTACAGTTTCCCACCCAGTTGTCCACATCCTGGGAAAACCAACAGGTCCTCCAGGATCAAGTCGAATACACCTCGCACGAGATACCTTATTCGGATGCCGAAATTTATCGGCTTGTCCGTAAGTACATGAAAAGCAAGGACAAGTTGAGAGAGAAGGAGTGCCGGGCGCGTTTGACGCCTTGCAAACATGTCAGCCTGAAAGGCTTGTTGAAAAACTTGCCGCTTGTACACGACCTCGATGCTTTGGAACGATTTCCAGGCGTGACTGGTGGTCTCAAGCTGGGAAACATCCACAAGCACCTGGCCCTGCatattgatgaagagatttGCCATTATCTACGCCATATACTCTCTGTATGGAAGGACATCACTGGCGACAACCCTCAGGTCAATGCCGCTGTAGATTTGGAGACTGTTCAATGTCTCCAATTTCGGGCACCGTCAACTAGCGAGATTGATAGGCTGGCTATAAAACGCATGTTTACTGACGGAACTCTCTTCCGCGGGCTGAAAGACCTGGACCTGAGAGATTTCGTTCGAGACAAAGTGCTCTCGGTACAGGTCATCATTCCGAGCCTCGAGACGTTCCACGAAAATATGAAGTACATTTCTCTAGGTGCCAAGTTTTTGAGGGGACACTTCATGGTACCTCTTCAGGATAATAAGCAGGACACTCCGACATTATATCAGAGTCTGGGGGACGACTGGTCTGATCCGGGTGCTTATTACGTCGAAGTCGCCGGCTCAAGGCTTCAGTTGGTTACAGGGAGGCCCACCAAATACAGTGCTTACAAACATCTGTTTATTGCTGCGTTAAGGCACTTTGCGCGGCTCACGGCAAATAGCCCACGACAAGATGTCAGAGGGGAGACCATGCCTTCATTTCCTGAAAGATCACGCATCCGATACCTCGCGCAGCTCGCGCATAGCTGCGGATTTAACAACACAAAGATCGCGGACACTCTCAACAGTGCAACCGAATACACTTTCTTGCCTGATTATGTTCCGCGAACAGGAATCCCGGCTGACTGGCGTGGGGGGGTCCCGTTCACTAAGAATTACATAAACCTCCAATCAGTAGCTTTCCCTCCTCAATTGGACGGTCCTGTCAATCGAGGACGGAAACCTAGCACGCTATTCGTCATGCAGGACATTATTGATGCATTTTTTGACAAAACCAACGACTTGAGCAATCTAGGTGGTGAACAGTGTCCTGTGGTACCCACCCTGCAGCACCTGCCTGGCGAAGATAAGAGCCTATCCGATAGCGAGGACCTCTACTCTGCTACAGACCGGGAGGAAGGTGGGATGCCCGAGACGGGTCGGGACGCGCCAGCAGGCACGATAGACAAAGAGGACAAAATTAAGCAAAAGTCCATGGTGAACGTTCTGCGACCGAGATCGGGCCGCATAGTGAAAGAGCGCCGAAAGAGTCGCGCAGGTGAGGACGCAGATCAGTCAATTCAGATCGATGAGGATACGATATTTCGACGGATGCGCCGTTCTTCACGTTTCTTCTCGGAAGATCATGGAGTGCAGCCGCATGAAGATGGCGACGGTCAGGACTTGGAGGATGGTATTGAGCGTGACACACATGAGGAGCTACGCACGCTGCGAGAACCTGGGGCTGCCAGACGTGACCCACCAGCAGCTTCAACGCTCTCGTCACGGCCTGCTAGCTCGCCTGAGCTTGTACTGCGGGGTTTCTTGCCTGGAAAAGCACCTGCAGACACGTCTATTCACAGCAGGGCTAGTACAGAAACCTCGCTAGCAGGCCCTAGCACTTTGCGAGAACCTGGGGCTGCCAGACGTGACCCACCAGCAGCTTCAACGCTCTCGTCACGGCCTGCTAGCTCGCCTGAGCTTGTACTGCGGGGTTTCTTGCCTGGAAAAGCACCTGCAGACACGTCTATTCACAGCAGGGCTAGTACAGAAACCTCGCTAGCAGGCCCTAGCACTTTGCGAGAACCTGGGGCTGCCAGACGTGACCCACCAGCAGCTTCAACGCTCTCGTCACGGCCTGCTAGCTCGCCTGAGCTTGTACTGCGGGGTTTCTTGCCTGGAAAAGCACCTGCAGACACGTCTATTCACAGCAGGGCTAGTACAGAAACCTCGCTAGCAGGCCCTAGCACTTTGCGAGAACCTGGGGCTGCCAGACGTGACCCACCAGCAGCTTCAACGCTCTCGTCACGGCCTGCTAGCTCGCCTGAGCTTGTACTGCAGGGTTTCTTGCCTGGAAAAGCACCTGCAGACACGTCTATTCACAGCAGGGCTTTCAGTAAGTATAGGACTAGTGCAGAAACCTCGCTGGCAGGCCCTAGCACATTGCGAGAACCTCAGCTGGCAGGCCCCAGCACATTGCGAGAACCTCAGCTGGCAGGCCCTAGCACATTGCGAGAACCTCAGCTGGCAGGCCCTAGCACATTGCGAGAACCTCAGCTGGCAAGACCACCACAGAGGACCACAAGTTCATATGACGAAAGTCCGTTTGACCAATTCGCCAGTCGCAATCCGTTTCGTTTCACCGTCAGTAACAATCCATTTCGCCCTTCCACTAACAATCCGTTTCGTCCTTCCGTCAGCAAACCATTTGAGGAACAAGGAGTGGAAGAGGCCGATGAAACAGATTTCTCAACAACGGGCCATCTCTCTGAAAGGTTCCCATCGAGAATCAAGACTCGTACCGGCAGATTTTCCACACCATCTTTGCCAAATCCTGACCCTCTGAGGCCTCTAGAGAGTGACCAGCCAATCGGAGAACAGGGAACCATAATGAACCCCGAGTCCGCACATCCGGCCACGAGCGCGGAAGCTTGGACTTCCAGGCAAAATGTCGCAACGAACACCGCGGCGGAAGCAGAAAAAGGCGCTTTAGCGACAGATGTGGTCGAAGGAAGGACATCCACAAGTAGAACCGAGATCCTTAGCGCACACCACCACTTCACGAGAAGGAGCCCGATGAGCCCTTCACGAAGGGACACCACGGCAGGGCTGTCACCAAATTCTCCTGTGGGAAAG ATGGAAACCAGCAGCGACAAACTCGCCCTTGCCGACCTGGCCGCCGACGAATAG
- a CDS encoding hypothetical protein (EggNog:ENOG41), with translation MSHETLMRSYQDSLYTMLGSLRQLEGHLKNIQARTFEMTEEISYLISDNLSLLDSVNSQILKTSEKEPAAPSTPLPPAAPWENSESPSQSDNNGAM, from the exons ATGTCTCACGAAACTCTGATGCGATCCTACCAAGACAGCCTCTACACCATGTTGGGCTCACTTCGCCAACTTGAAGGCCACTTGAAAAACATACAAGCAAGGACATTTGAGATGACTGAAGAGATTTCATACCTTATCTCTGACAATCTCAGTCTTCTGGATAGTGTGAACAGCCAG ATTCTGAAAACTTCTGAGAAGGAACCAGCTGCCCCGAGCACTCCACTTCCTCCTGCAGCACCATGGGAGAATTCGGAGTCTCCCAGCCAGTCTGATAACAATGGTGCAATGTAG
- a CDS encoding hypothetical protein (EggNog:ENOG41), which translates to MALVIKSYDPAQHQQRAQRRRQKRSAKRSTLSPRSAACVGSPFSPTLTTGLEISQPDDRFIPPNNPDSTTEMQNASFDPDLQHNRLELQQKLQAAIATTPSASEFNCERETYNDNASCISISEKASDEENSPTVSVWSPDADTTQSAGSSINTPSVESPACHIENQRDQVLEPANRMAAEPSSSVSSNEPHNSHGQDLRDLALVASTALETVTEPAVAEPAIASSTKRSLSESGVIDDSYPLVSDICQPSKRPKLTSPSCKEVISTLLLDMQELISKTLAKLDVDQPQSSGVCTSSTSDTIIVATDGGGASISIDDASASSGLPKGRLRRTRRRKWGPGEDKLLQDLKRLQQIHQHPADRVIAARLNRTESAVKQHWDIMEKERRRLRETRYI; encoded by the exons ATGGCCCTCGTGATCAAGTCATATGATCCTGCGCAACACCAGCAGCGTGCTCAGAGGAGACGGCAAAAGCGATCGGCAAAACGTTCGACACTTTCCCCAAGAAGTGCTGCGTGTGTCGGAAGTCCCTTTTCGCCAACCTTGACTACCGGCCTCGAAATCTCCCAGCCTGACGACAGATTTATTCCACCGAACAACCCAG ACTCTACTACAGAGATGCAAAACGCCAGCTTTGACCCTGACCTTCAACACAATAGACTGGAGCTACAACAAAAGCTTCAGGCAGCGATTGCCACAACACCTTCGGCCTCCGAATTTAACTGTGAACGAGAAACCTACAATGACAATGCCTCATGCATCTCAATCTCTGAAAAGGCAAGTGACGAAGAGAATAGCCCAACTGTATCCGTCTGGTCACCAGATGCAGATACCACACAATCGGCTGGCTCAAGCATCAATACGCCTTCTGTAGAATCGCCTGCTTGTCACATAGAAAATCAGAGAGACCAAG TTTTGGAGCCCGCCAACAGGATGGCTGCAGAGCCGTCATCATCTGTATCAAGCAACGAGCCTCACAACTCACACGGCCAGGATTTGCGCGACCTTGCGCTTGTAGCAAGCACCGCACTAGAGACTGTCACAGAACCCGCTGTTGCAGAGCCCGCCATTGCTTCATCAACCAAGCGATCGCTTTCTGAAAGTGGTGTGATTGATGACTCTTACCCTTTAGTTTCGGATATCTGCCAACCATCAAAGCGTCCAAAGCTTACCTCACCCTCATGCAAAGAAGTTATCTCGACGCTCCTACTCGACATGCAAGAGCTGATCTCGAAGACTCTAGCCAAGCTAGACGTAGACCAGCCACAGAGCTCAGGCGTTTGCACTAGTTCTACATCCGATACTATAATAGTGGCCACCGACGGAGGCGGCGCTAGCATCAGTATCGATGACGCAAGCGCCTCTTCCGGACTGCCAAAGGGTCGACTTAGAAGGACACGCCGCCGCAAGTGGGGACCTGGGGAAGATAAACTCCTGCAGGATCTTAAACGCTTACAACAAATACATCAGCATCCAGCGGACCGTGTGATTGCAGCAAGACTGAACCGCACAGAGAGCGCCGTAAAGCAACATTGGGATATCATGGAGAAAGAACGGAGACGTCTAAGAGAGACAAGGTATATTTGA